Proteins encoded within one genomic window of Parachlamydia sp. AcF125:
- a CDS encoding carotenoid oxygenase family protein has product MKFYKFLLVILLLLGEFMVFVSFNKKPKAFDVLAELQEEVANHPLDITGKVPTWLTGTLVRNGPINVTVNGQSNVHWFDGLAMLHAFSFQEGKVRYTNKFLRSDAYRTVFEQGSLDYSGFASDPCRSLFKKLLTFFISPSHPSIQNANVNVAKLAEEYIALTEIPLPVKFDPQTLDTLGVLNYQDQLPKEKCWESAHPHYDGEQKCTFNYLIKFGLTSYYTLYGLMDGSFQRTILAEIPVDEPAYMHSFAVTEKYIILTEFPLVVKPLDLIVKGQAFIKNFTWQPQRGTRFIVLNRQNGDIIGKYVTKPFFAFHHANAFEKDDRLHLDMVTYEDASIITGKSLHVNSDTAPSGNYQSRLERFSLSLKTGEIASEILFPQSNEFPRINEKLDGKPYHYVYLTGFNDKSEDKKELLNGEGLYKLNTVTKEWLKWSENGCSAGEPVFVAAPDAKEEDEGVVLAVVLDHVLRDSFLLILDGKSFKELGRARAPHAIPAGFHGQYFQ; this is encoded by the coding sequence ATGAAATTTTACAAATTTCTACTCGTGATTCTTTTATTATTAGGGGAATTTATGGTGTTTGTCTCGTTTAATAAAAAGCCGAAGGCATTCGACGTTTTGGCTGAGCTTCAAGAAGAAGTTGCAAATCATCCCCTTGATATTACAGGAAAAGTCCCAACTTGGTTGACAGGAACATTAGTGCGCAATGGTCCTATCAATGTAACAGTAAACGGACAAAGTAATGTACACTGGTTTGATGGGCTCGCCATGTTGCACGCTTTTTCCTTTCAGGAGGGGAAGGTGAGGTATACTAACAAGTTCCTCCGTTCAGATGCTTATCGCACTGTTTTTGAACAAGGTTCACTGGATTACTCAGGGTTTGCTTCTGACCCTTGCCGCTCTCTATTTAAAAAGCTTCTAACTTTTTTTATTTCCCCTTCACACCCCTCTATTCAAAATGCCAATGTCAATGTAGCCAAATTAGCTGAGGAATATATTGCCCTGACTGAGATACCTTTACCTGTAAAATTCGACCCACAGACTTTGGATACCTTGGGAGTACTGAACTACCAGGACCAATTACCAAAAGAGAAATGTTGGGAATCTGCTCATCCTCATTATGACGGAGAACAAAAGTGCACCTTTAACTATCTTATCAAATTTGGCTTGACTAGCTACTATACCCTTTATGGCTTAATGGATGGCTCTTTTCAAAGGACTATTCTTGCAGAGATCCCTGTAGATGAGCCTGCCTATATGCATAGTTTTGCAGTCACGGAAAAATATATCATCTTGACCGAATTTCCTTTAGTGGTTAAGCCTCTGGATTTAATTGTGAAGGGACAGGCTTTTATTAAAAATTTTACCTGGCAACCACAAAGAGGAACCCGCTTTATCGTGTTAAATAGGCAAAATGGGGATATCATTGGTAAGTATGTGACAAAGCCCTTTTTTGCATTTCATCATGCCAATGCTTTTGAAAAAGATGACAGACTCCACCTTGACATGGTAACGTATGAAGATGCCAGCATTATCACCGGTAAAAGTTTGCATGTAAACTCTGACACGGCTCCTAGCGGTAACTATCAATCCCGCTTAGAAAGGTTTTCTCTCTCTCTTAAAACGGGCGAAATTGCTTCAGAAATTTTATTCCCTCAATCCAACGAATTTCCAAGAATTAACGAAAAGTTAGATGGAAAACCTTATCACTATGTGTATTTGACCGGTTTTAACGATAAGAGCGAAGATAAAAAAGAATTACTGAATGGTGAAGGTTTATATAAGCTCAATACGGTCACAAAAGAGTGGCTAAAGTGGTCTGAAAATGGTTGTTCCGCAGGGGAGCCTGTATTTGTAGCGGCCCCCGATGCTAAAGAGGAAGATGAAGGGGTTGTCCTCGCTGTGGTATTGGACCATGTTCTTAGGGATTCTTTTTTGCTTATATTAGATGGTAAAAGTTTTAAAGAATTGGGGCGGGCTAGAGCCCCTCATGCAATCCCTGCAGGCTTTCATGGCCAATACTTTCAATGA
- a CDS encoding alpha/beta hydrolase, producing the protein MIHGLEDKILSPICSEEVYRLARNPKELHLLPGTGHLLDEVADEVKLLCMNWIKTKL; encoded by the coding sequence TTGATCCATGGACTCGAAGATAAAATCCTCTCTCCCATCTGCTCCGAAGAGGTGTATCGCCTCGCTCGAAATCCAAAAGAGCTTCATTTACTACCAGGAACAGGACACCTCCTTGATGAAGTAGCAGACGAAGTGAAATTACTCTGCATGAATTGGATAAAAACTAAATTATAA